The Rhodococcus sp. ABRD24 genome contains the following window.
TGTTCGAGCCGGTCGGACAGCCCGAGCCGGCGCACCACCTCGTCCCGCCAACCACGCTCGGGAACCCGGCCCGCGAGCCGCATCGGCAGCAGCATGTTCTCCTCGGCCGAGAGCACCGGCAACAGGTTGAATGCCTGGAACACGAAACCGATTCGCTCCCGACGCAACTCGGTGAGCGCCCGGTCACCCAGCGCGGTGATCTCGGTGCCGGAGAGGTGCACAGTCCCCGATGTCGCCATGTCCAGCCCGGCGAGGCAGTGCATGAGCGTCGACTTACCCGAACCGGACGGGCCCATGATCGCGGTGAATGCCCCGCGGGAGAAGTCCACGTCGACGCCGTCCAGCGCCCGCACTGCGGTGTCGCCTGCGCCGTAAATCTTGGTCAGCCCGCGGGCCCGCACCATCTGCTCAGTTGTCATGCCCCGACGTTATTGCCGGTCCGGGTCCTGCCACATCGGAGCGGGGGGCGATCTACGGTCGGTCCGGCGTCATACCCCGGTAGGACCCGGCATCAGCCTCGGCGGCGACTGCGTCCGAGGGGAGTCAGCCGGAGCCGAGCAGGTCTTGCGGACGCACGAGGCCGATCTGGAAGGCGAACACCACCGCCTGCACCCGATCGCGGGATCCGGTCTTCGAAAGCACCCGGCCCACATGGGTTTTCACCGTCGCTTCGGATACGACGAGCTTCGCGGCGATCTCGGAATTGGACAACCCGTGCGCCATCGCCTCGAGCACCTCGACCTCACGGGGAGTGAGTTCCTCCGGCAATGTCGGCGGCGTCGATCGACTGAGCAGCGGCCCGACATGTTGCAGCAGCTTCCGAGTGGAACGGGCCTCGATCACCGCGTCGCCACTGTGCACGGTACGGATCGCATCGAGCAACTGTTCCGGTGGCACGTCCTTGAGGAGGAACCCGCTCGCGCCCGCGCTGATCGCGGACATGACGTACTCGTCGTTCTCGAACGTGGTGAGCACCACCACCTTCGGCGAATCCGGATGGGCCGTGAGCCGGCGCGTGGCCTCGATACCGTCGAGGTGGGGCATCTGCACATCCATCAGGACGACATCCGCGCCGGTCGCGGCGAGCTCCCGTAGCCCCTGCTCACCGTCGGAAGCCTCCACCACAACGGTGAGGTCGGGCTGCGAATCGATCACCATCCGGAACCCTGCACGAACGAGCTGTTGGTCATCGACGAGGGCGACTCGGATCGGCGCTACGGCAGTTTCGTCCATGCCTGCCAGCCTAGGTCGTCGCATACGGGAGGAGCCCGTGCACGCGATAGCCGCCGCCGACGACAGGCCCCGCGGTGAGGGTTCCGCCGTGCAGCTTGGCCCGCTCGGTCATGCCGATCACGCCCTGACCTCCCGGCGTCCCCTCGATGAGCGCAGCCGCCCGGCCACGCCCGTCGTCGGTGACGACCAGCTCCACCCCGACGGTGCCCCAGTTCACCTCGACAACGGCCTTCGCGTGCGGACCGGCATGCTTGAGCACATTCGTCAACGACTCCTGGACGATCCGGTATGCGGTCAGGCCCGCGCCTGCCGACAGCGCACGAGGGTCGCCGGTGACTCGCAACTCGACGTCGAGGCCGCCGCGATGCAACTCCGACACCAGACCCTCGATGTCCGCGGCACCGGGCATGGACGAAAAGTCACGCGGGCGATCCTCACGCAGCACCGACAGCAGCGCCCGCATGTCCTGCAAGGCCTGGCGCCCGGTGGAGGAGATGGTCTCGAGCGCGGCGACCGCGGCAGCGGGATCCTGTGCGGCGCTGTAACGTCCGCCGTCGGCCTGCGCGATGACGACGGTCAGCGAGTGGGCGACGATATCGTGCATCTCACGGGCGATGCGGGTTCGCTCACCGATCGCGGCCAGTTCCGCTTCTTGTGCACGCTCGAGTTCCAGCAACCGGGCCCGCTCGACCACACCCTCGAATTCCTGCAGGCGCACCCGTCGTAGATCGCCGAACGCCCACACCGCGAGGACGAACACGACGAGGAACGTCGAGGTGGCCAGAGTCTCTTCCCAGCCGCGCCCCTCGTACGCAAAATACTCGAGTCCGGCCGCCGTGGCACCCAGGATCGCGATCACCAGCGCCGTGTAGCTGCTCCACCGCGGTGTGTAGGCCGCGAACGCGTAGAGGGCGATCGGCACCGCGATCACACTCGGCAGCAGCGTCCCCGGAACCAGCAGGAGGTGCGCGAACGCGAAGGCCGCGATCACGAAGCCGGAGACGACGGTCCGCGACCGGCGCCACGCGAGCGGCACCGTCATACCGAGCGAGACGATCACCGCCGCCGCATCGCCGTCGACCGCCCCTGCCAGACAGAACAGCGACAGGAACACCGCCACCACGCGGTCGATTCCGACCGCGTGGGCGGCGCTCCAGCGATACCAGCGCTCACTCAGGGGGAATCGGGCCATACCGTTCAGCGTAGGACCCACCCCGAACTGCTCAGCCGAGCAGCTTCACACGCAGGGCCTCGTCCTTCTCCAGGACCATCTTCTCGAGACCGGCCTGGAAGTCGGCCATCCGCTGCTGCAGGGACGGATCCGACGCGCCGAGGATGCGCGCGGCCAGCAGACCTGCGTTGCGGGCGCCGCCGATCGACACGGTCGCGACGGGGACACCCGCGGGCATCTGCACGATCGAGAGCAGTGAGTCCATGCCGTCGAGGTACTTGAGCGGAACCGGCACACCGATCACCGGCAGCGGCGTCGCCGACGCGACCATGCCCGGCAGGTGCGCGGCACCGCCGGCACCCGCGATGATGACCTTGAGTCCCCGAGCTGCCGCGTCACGCGCGTAGTCGAGCATGCGCTGCGGCGTGCGGTGCGCCGACACGACACCCACCTCGAAGCGGATTCCGAACTCGGCGAGCGCCTCGGCGGCGGCCTCCATCGTCGGCCAGTCCGAGTCGCTGCCCATGATCAGCCCGACAGCAGGCCCGTTCGAATCAGTCATGCCACGTTCCCCGTCGCTGTGCTCTCACCGTGAGAGTCCCATCCATCAGTCCATTCGCCGTGTGAAAGCCAGTGCGCGGCGCGCTCCGCGCGTTCACGGACCGCCGCGACGTACGCCGGGTCGTCCGGCGAACCGGCAGCGGCGCCGACCACGTTCACGTGCCCGATCTTGCGATCCTTGCGCTCGCCCTTGCCGTACAAGTGCACCTTCGCGTCCGGAATCCGGGCGAAGAGGTGGTGCAGACGCTCGTCCATGCTCATCTCCGGCGCCTCCGGGGCGCCGAGCACGTTCGCCATCACGGTCAGCGGCGCGAGTGGCGAGGTATCGCCGAGCGGATAATCCAACACCGCCCGCAGGTGCTGCTCGAACTGCGACGTCCGCGCACCGTCCTGGGTCCAGTGGCCCGAGTTGTGCGGGCGCATGGCGAGCTCGTTGACCACAAGCCTGCCGTCGGTGGTTTCGAAGAGCTCCGCCGCCATCGCACCCACGACGCCCAGCTCGGACGAGATCCGCAGCGCGAGCTGCTCAGCCTCCGCCGCCAGCTCATCGGACAGATCAGGGGCCGGCGCGAGCACGACGGCGCACTGGCCGGACAGCTGCACCGTCTCGACCACAGGCCACGACGCGCCCTGTCCGAACGGGGACCGCGCGACCATCGCGGAGAGCTCACGCCTCATGTCGATCGCCTGCTCGACCATGAGCTGGACGCCCTTGTCCAGCTGCTCGGTCACGATCGCCTCGGCCTCGTCGGAGTCGCCGGTGATCCACACCCCACGACCGTCGTAGCCGCCACGAACCGCCTTGATCACCACGGGCCAGCCATGTTCGGCACCGAACCGGACAACATCCTCTGCCCAGGTCACCTCGGTGAACGCCGGGACGGGCACACCCATCTCGGTCAGCTTGCGGCGCATGGCCAGCTTGTCCTGCGCGTACACGAGCGCCTGCGGCGGTGGCTGCACGTTGACGCCCTCGGAGACCAGGACGTCGAGGTGCTCGGTGGGGACATGCTCATGGTCGAAGGTGAGCGCGTTCGATCCGAGCGCGGCCTTGCGCAGCGCCACCAGATCCGTGTGACTGCCGAGCACGACGTCCGGGCTGACCTGCGCGGCGGGCTCGTCGATGCTGCCCGCGAGGACCCGCAGGGTCTGTCCGAGCTCGATGGCCGCCTGGTGCGTCATTCGGGCGAGCTGGCCGCCGCCGATCATCGTCACCACGGGCATTCCACTCGGGAGGTCGCGCGGAGTGGTGGGGCGAGATTCGGATTCAGATTTTCCGGTCACGACACACCATGGTGTCATGCGCGTGTCGCAACGGTTCTGCCGAGGTCATCCCCGGTCGCAACCTGTGAAGAACCTGATAAGGCATGATCCACTGCATCGATCGAGATCTGGGGTTCGTACACTACTTCGTTGTGTCTTTTGTCGACGTGGCGATGAGCCGAGTGCCCCAGCCGTTCCGGGCGATCGTGCTGCGCCACCACGAGTTGATCAAGTTCGCAATCGTCGGCGGCACGACCATGGTGGTCGACCTTGCCATCTTCTATTCGCTGAGCCTGACCATCCTCGAGCAGAAGCCCGTCGTCGCCAAGATCATCTCCGGCGTGGTGGCGACCATCCTGAGTTACATCCTCAACCGCGAGTGGTCGTTCAAACATCGCGGTGGCCGCGAGCGCCATCACGAGGCGCTGCTGTTCTTCACCATCAGCGGCATCGGCGTCCTGATCGCGGCGGCGCCGCTGTGGATCGCCAACAACATCTTCGATGTCCGCGCATCGGCCAGCCTCACCACGGTGCTCGTCGTCGACTTCGTCCTGAATTACATCATCGGAAACCTGCTGCAGATGATCTTCCGCTTCTGGTCGTTCCGGCGATGGGTGTTCCCCGAGCAGACCAGCGGCCCCGAGTCCGCCGGCGAACCGGTGGAGCTCGCCGGGGAGGAACCCGGCCGCTAGCGCGGTTCGTGAATACCGACCACGCGGGTCGGCGCCTCGTCCTTGACTGCGGCCAGAAAGGCAGCGAACAACGCCGGCCGGCGCCGCTGCAGCTCCAGACGGCCACCATCGGCCTCGATCAGCGCCCGCGCCAACGCCAGTCCGAGACCAGTGGAACCGGA
Protein-coding sequences here:
- a CDS encoding histidine kinase, which encodes MARFPLSERWYRWSAAHAVGIDRVVAVFLSLFCLAGAVDGDAAAVIVSLGMTVPLAWRRSRTVVSGFVIAAFAFAHLLLVPGTLLPSVIAVPIALYAFAAYTPRWSSYTALVIAILGATAAGLEYFAYEGRGWEETLATSTFLVVFVLAVWAFGDLRRVRLQEFEGVVERARLLELERAQEAELAAIGERTRIAREMHDIVAHSLTVVIAQADGGRYSAAQDPAAAVAALETISSTGRQALQDMRALLSVLREDRPRDFSSMPGAADIEGLVSELHRGGLDVELRVTGDPRALSAGAGLTAYRIVQESLTNVLKHAGPHAKAVVEVNWGTVGVELVVTDDGRGRAAALIEGTPGGQGVIGMTERAKLHGGTLTAGPVVGGGYRVHGLLPYATT
- a CDS encoding 5-(carboxyamino)imidazole ribonucleotide synthase, which codes for MTPWCVVTGKSESESRPTTPRDLPSGMPVVTMIGGGQLARMTHQAAIELGQTLRVLAGSIDEPAAQVSPDVVLGSHTDLVALRKAALGSNALTFDHEHVPTEHLDVLVSEGVNVQPPPQALVYAQDKLAMRRKLTEMGVPVPAFTEVTWAEDVVRFGAEHGWPVVIKAVRGGYDGRGVWITGDSDEAEAIVTEQLDKGVQLMVEQAIDMRRELSAMVARSPFGQGASWPVVETVQLSGQCAVVLAPAPDLSDELAAEAEQLALRISSELGVVGAMAAELFETTDGRLVVNELAMRPHNSGHWTQDGARTSQFEQHLRAVLDYPLGDTSPLAPLTVMANVLGAPEAPEMSMDERLHHLFARIPDAKVHLYGKGERKDRKIGHVNVVGAAAGSPDDPAYVAAVRERAERAAHWLSHGEWTDGWDSHGESTATGNVA
- the purE gene encoding 5-(carboxyamino)imidazole ribonucleotide mutase, whose amino-acid sequence is MTDSNGPAVGLIMGSDSDWPTMEAAAEALAEFGIRFEVGVVSAHRTPQRMLDYARDAAARGLKVIIAGAGGAAHLPGMVASATPLPVIGVPVPLKYLDGMDSLLSIVQMPAGVPVATVSIGGARNAGLLAARILGASDPSLQQRMADFQAGLEKMVLEKDEALRVKLLG
- a CDS encoding GtrA family protein, producing the protein MSFVDVAMSRVPQPFRAIVLRHHELIKFAIVGGTTMVVDLAIFYSLSLTILEQKPVVAKIISGVVATILSYILNREWSFKHRGGRERHHEALLFFTISGIGVLIAAAPLWIANNIFDVRASASLTTVLVVDFVLNYIIGNLLQMIFRFWSFRRWVFPEQTSGPESAGEPVELAGEEPGR
- a CDS encoding response regulator transcription factor, producing MDETAVAPIRVALVDDQQLVRAGFRMVIDSQPDLTVVVEASDGEQGLRELAATGADVVLMDVQMPHLDGIEATRRLTAHPDSPKVVVLTTFENDEYVMSAISAGASGFLLKDVPPEQLLDAIRTVHSGDAVIEARSTRKLLQHVGPLLSRSTPPTLPEELTPREVEVLEAMAHGLSNSEIAAKLVVSEATVKTHVGRVLSKTGSRDRVQAVVFAFQIGLVRPQDLLGSG
- a CDS encoding ABC transporter ATP-binding protein, whose translation is MTTEQMVRARGLTKIYGAGDTAVRALDGVDVDFSRGAFTAIMGPSGSGKSTLMHCLAGLDMATSGTVHLSGTEITALGDRALTELRRERIGFVFQAFNLLPVLSAEENMLLPMRLAGRVPERGWRDEVVRRLGLSDRLEHRPHELSGGQQQRVAVARALLSQPDVVFADEPTGNLDSRTGAEVLDLLRSSVRETGQTVVMVTHDPVAASYADRVVLIADGRIAGEIDRPTTDSVIETMRALGADDLSGAR